The nucleotide window CGTTGCGGTATGTGGCGATGGTGAGCGACCGCCTTCTTAGTATGCTTAACCCCCCTGTGGTAGCTTTCATCTTCGTGAGTCCCGCAGCGTCATGCTCGACCCGTTCCAGAAGCGATTCTGTTTTACAGATCATGGAGTGCTTCGCAGACACAAGTACGTCGTCGCAGTCGGTCGAACCATCAGCGTGATgagcccggcgcggcgccgaatCGTCGCGACTCGGCGCGTATCGTGCAGCACTCTTCCAGCCCTGTTCATATCATTCCAGCGCATCCGTCGTTTCACTCACACAGGAAtcgtcgtctcgccctcCATAAAGTGGTCCATGGCATCAGTGCCCACTTGCCTACAAAATTGTCAGTACAGCAGCGCCTTGTTGACAAGGGGGACGACAGATCAAAGAGTGACCCAATGGGTAGGTGGAGGGGGTTGAAGGGTTGAGGGATTGTAGACGTACGTCGTGAGCATTAAGCGGGTAAACTCGTCGATATCGCCCGGTCGCCCGTACATCCAAAAGTCCTTAAAGGACAGGTTCTCGATCCACCACTGCGGCTTCTCGCGCCAGGCGCGGTAGAACTCGACCGAGGACGCCGCGTCCCAGAGGTGGCTCGAGGCGGTAAAGCTCTGTGTCTCGCTCCACATGCCACAGTCGGCTGCGTGCGAGAAGAGTCCAAGATTAGCCCAGGTAGTCGGTGAAAAGATAGCAAggggttgctgctgctgcggtggcggcggctgaggcAGCAAGGGAAGGAAAGAGGGGAACTGCATACGTTCTTCCGATTTGAGCACGTAGATGACGCACATGAATGCGtaggcggccatgatgctgcgCCGGGCGCTTTCGAGGAAGATCCAACTCTGCAAAGACACGTTAGCGTTCTGTCCCCTCCTCTCTGGTCCGTGAACGGGGGAGGGCAAACGACGCAAGCAAGGGGCGGATTGACTCACCTCCCAGCTCTTGGGGTTGGCCTCCCTGCTGCCCACGCGGTGGCCGTTGACGCGcgactcggcctcgagctcgtccttggcAAACTCCAGGTCCTTGACCCAGGCGAGCATGACGCACATttcgcgctcggcggcggcgcgcatgccgacgtcgccgtcaaaGACGCGCATCGAGTTGAGCACCGTCAGGGCCTGGACACGGGCGAGCTTGTCGGtaggggtggcggcgcgctcgccctcgcggtggacgtcgcgggcggcgtcggcgaggaggcgcatGGCCCAGGCCTTGTTGGCGGGGGAGCGGCCCGAGtaggcggccgcggcggcgtaggCGGCGAGTATCGTCTTGGGCAGTTGCGTGGACCAGAGGCGCGGGTGGATGAAGGGCAGGGCGCGCGTCGCGGCAAAGGTCGAGTGCAGGTTGGTGAGAAAGGAGACGATGAAGCCGACGCGCGTGCGCGGGTCGTGCACCAGCAGggggtcgacgtcgaggcagGCCTGCTCGTTGGCCTTGAGCACGGAGAGATCGCGtacgggctgctgctgttgccgttgctggtGGAGCTGAGACTcttgttgttcttgttgttgttgctgctgctgctgctgctgttgctcgaGGACCTCCGTCATGGTCGTCGcaggcggcatcgacggcagcggcggaatgtcgagcttgccgctgccgacacCAGCATCGTGATAACCCGGATGCAGGTTCCAGAtgtcggcggcaccggcgccgcccgaggcgtTCATGAGGTCCACAATGGAgaagtcgacgccgccgaggaggttACCGacgttgctgctgtcgtcggtccccgcagcagcggcggcgtggtgatGGCTGCAgttggcggcgccattgTGCATGCTCTCGGAGCTCGTGTCGGTGCCCAGGCTGTCCATGTCAAACCCCATGTCGAAGTCGGGCACGTCGCCGAGCCCCGGCGGCGTGCAGTTGGCGGTGCTGGAGGCGGAAGAGCCGGAGCAGGCGTTGGCGATGtggttgctgttgctgctgctgctgctaatgctgatgttgttgttgttgttattggcggtggcggtggtggtggcgatgccgccattGGTAGAgttgggcgtcgtcgaggacgtcgccgccgaggtgtggtgctgctgctggttcagatggtggtggtgatgatgctgatgaggtgacgacggcggcggcatccgcTGGTAGACGCACTCGAGCCCCTTGTTGGCGCAACGCGTGCACCGAGGCGTCCGCTTGTCGCAGCGCCGCTTGCCGCGGACGCAGGCGTTGCAGCTCTTTTgccgggacgcggcggcggcgcgctcctcgcggaGCAgcgtgccgacgagggcatccATTACTGCTGGGTTTGAGTGAGGTGGTTGAGACGGGGGAGgcgcacggcagcggcgcagaGAGACCAAGCGAGCGGTGTGCGGTCACCGGTCCAACCCCAAATGGCTCGTAGTGAGTTGGCAGTTGAAGTGTGTAAAACAAAAAAGACTCGACTACAATCTCATCAATCGTGTCGAGCTAGGCGCATACAGACGTCGTCGCTTGCCACGCAGCGATGAATGACGGGCAAGCCGAGACGGATGACAATTCCGGGGCGAGAAAAGGCCGATGAAAAGAGCGAGAATGAGAGGCGCGCATCCATGTCGTACTATGGCCCGCCAGTTTCCTCCTGTCGGGAACCTACCTCTATCTAACAGGCCTACTGCCTTCGCACTAATAAGGTaaggcaggtaggtactaggtTAGCACTGCCTGCCAGCGTGTGaggtggtgtgtgtgtgtgcggaTTGGATTCATCAGCATCCTGGGATGCCATGGGAGTGTCGCGGCCCCTCCAGCAAATCAGCGCCCTCCATACCTACCGACTGTATCCCTCTCTCGGCCCTGCCCCCTCCCAGCTCGGGGCGTTTGCCCGCCCGAACTCCGGCACGGGCCCCAGTGCTTTCGCTCGCCCACACGCTCTCTTCGGAGGGGGCGGCCGTGCAGTCCtccgaccccccccccccttcctccgccgccgtccgccgccgtccacacACACCACTGAAGGATCGAAGGGGCTACCTTAGACAAaacgctgcgctgcgctgctctGGCGGACAATCGGAAGTCCCCTATCCCATGCCATCCGCTGGCTGAGTACGGTACCTGCGCTGCCTAAAAAGTACGCAAAATGGCACCACGACAtacatgcatacatacatataACAACtgccatgtcatgtcatgccatgccatgccatatCAGTCCGCGGGTAAAACGGCCGGgctgcatgcacgcatgcgccgccagcctcaGTACCTTAATACCTAGTACCTAGCATCAAGGACACTGCGGAGCAGGACACGGCGATACAGACAGAACACGCCAACAAAAGCCGGCTGGCTCACTTTTGGTACAACCAACATGGATCGGGGTTATTGAAGAGAGGCTCACGTCTCCCTTCTCTACAGGTACTGCAAGTATTTCATCGCCCTCGTATTCCTGTAGATGAGTCGAGTGACGCTTTGCCTTTGTCTCTGCTCCGGCACCCGAGGTGCATGAGGTACCTTAAATTTTGTCTGGTGAGATGGCCAGGTACGTACCCTGACGAAACTCCGCACACAACAgtccgccgccccgtcgccgcctgaCCACCCACCGCTACTGCCCGTTGACATCCCATCATAGAATCACGTAGTAGGCCGTCGAAGATACAGGACACCACGAGTCATCGGGATCTACAACGTAGTCCGCAGCTTGTTTTTCAACCGCCTTGTACGCGCCAGGCGGCATCTATGTCACACGTCTCCTCATCcgcctgcatgcatgcaacgCACGTGCTCTCGGAGATTCAAGCCTGCGCAGCTTAGGAACGGTTATATGTACCATGTCCAGCCACCCCATCAACCCTACCTACCCATATCACGCCCGCCATgctcctgcgccgtcgtcgccttgctgcctgccttgctgttcgccagggcggcgctgagCCTCGTCCTGGCCCATCATTTCAAATCCAAGCATGGATGGCCCTTCAGGGTCCGACCCTCAACCCTTTTCACCATCCTCGgaggcccctccctcccaacCCGTATGTACAGATCCGACTCGGTCGGCACCTTGTTCCCATGTATCACTTCGCCGTGTCGAGTCCTATCCCGGCGTACTCGGAGTCCGTCACGGAGCTCCTTTCCCGCAAAAGCTCCCCTTGAATCCTCCACATCTCGATTAGGATCCCATACCGACTAACCGCGGCACATGGCCCGCCAAGTTAAGGCCCTTCAAAGTACAAACGAAATGAACATCCGGCAATCCTCGAGTTGCATTCGTCGACAGCCAATGCATCCCGTAGTGTGTTGGCCTCGGAGGAAAAAAAACGATTGTACAGCAGCCGCCGAATCCCAGGCAACCGAAGTCCATGAGCAATTCACTCACAGCACAAACTAGAAAATCAAGAAAGGATCCCTCTAGTAAAACAATGAGGCCTGTGTCAGGCCTCGACTGGGAGCCTCAATGGGCGCCAAAAGTCCCGGAGGTTGTGTATCcggttgcggcggcagcccacAGCTGCACCGTTTCTCTTTTTTGTGGCAACACATGCCCTTCTGCTTCGTCGTTCAGTCGTGCATCTGCTTGTTTTGTCTGACATAGAAAAAATCGGCTGGCCGCGCATCGTTCATCGACCACGAACCGGACCGGACGAGCCTCTCAGTATCGCTCTGATCGGTACCCATTCACACGAGGCGCCTCGTACTGCACGCCCGTCATCGAGTCAGGCCCGTTCGGTATGCTGTTGCTAATGGATCGGAGAGGCGGCAGCTCTGTCCGGTTCGCGTTGGCGTAGGGATCTGGCGCATACGAGCCCCCTTGCGAGCTCGGTggctgctgtggcggcggcgggccttGCTGGGCGTGCGACGGAGGGTGTGCGCCTTCCATCCTCATGCCATGCAGCTCGCGACGCAGCATCTCGATTTCGGCTAGGGCTGTGTTGTAGTGCGACTGAAGGAGCCGGAGATGCTCCGACTGCCTCTGATGTTCTGCGATGGCTGTTCGGCGTGTTAGCGATCGAGGGGGCCATAAAGGACCTCGCCAGCAACCATCTCTCACCTTTAGTCAAGATCTCCCACTTGGAGGCTTTCGAGCCGCGCTCCTGGGGCATCAGGTCTCGCAACTGGTCAAAGAGCTCCTTCATCTCGGTACGACGTTTCCGCTCAGCAAGCTTGTGGCTCACACGCAGTTCGGGAGTCCTGCTGTACGGCTGCGATCCCGTGggaccgccgccttcttcggcCTGCAAATCGCTGAGTTGCTTGTGCTGCATCGTGTGATGGTGCACCGACGGGTACTCGGATGCCTGCGACATGCGTGCGTGGTCGGGTGCGTCATCAAGTCGGCGCTGGCCgggcggcagccgcgactCGGTGGTGAACTGGCTGCTGGCAATAGACTCGGTGATGCTGCTACGCCGCGAGTCGTCATATCGACCCGGGGGGCCGACTCTTTggatctcctcctcggggaAAGCCCACGCCTGACCCTTAGTCGGCTCTGCGGCACGAGCGATGTGTCCCGTGGCGGGGCCGGTAATGGCTGGGGCGGTCCTGACTGTCTTGGGCTCAGGGTTCCTCTCAGCACTCGGCTGGTATCCGTTGGAGATTCTGTGCACGGACAAGGCTTCGAGCCCTGGCCGGGGATTCCGCTGCGAGTGCAGCGTGTTCTGGATGGAGCTGGTCGACTGGTTGTTGCTCGTGTACGGAGATCCTCCCAGTCGCATATCGCTGAAACCCTGGTTAATCCTGCTGTCCACGCTCTcccggcgcgcggccgaaGCAACAGGCGTGAGGGTCTCGCCCAGGGTCGCCCCGTTTTGCCCGTGAGACTCCAACGACGTTGGTCGATCGTATCGGCGATGGTCGTTGCCGCTGGGGCTCGTCGGGGATACCATGGAGGCGACGCTCATGTTGCTGGCAGACGGAGAGAGAAGGGCCTGTGGCACCATGtttgcggcgacgggcgaagGCGTCTTGTCGCCCGAGGACTGATAGCTGGAGCCAGTCGGGCTGAGGCCGTTTGCGCTAaacgaggctgccgacgtgTCTGCACAAAACGCTGTAAGCAAGGAGTCAAGAACAGCCTGCTGGCTTTGGGATGATGGATGCTGCCAGTGTGTGACGTACGCTTGCTGGAAGCCTCTGCCGTCGAGTAAAAGCCGGAATCGCGCAattgcggcggcgggatgttGTGGTTTGGCGGCCGATCATCCTGGTTCAGAATATTCGTCAGGCCCGCAGCTTTGGTCGGCacaggccgctgctgctgctgagtAGTCTGAGTTTCCATGGCGGTGGTCATGGCTGTAGGTGGAGGGAACAAATGGGCGGGAAACGGCGCAACACCAGCTGGTGTTCTATTCCCCTTTGGACGGCTGGTCCACGGCCAGTAAAATCCACAGCGGACGGGGTTtcgtgatgatgacggttCACACAAGGAAAGGGATTTtgcggcgatggcgttggggGCAATCGTGTGGGCTCGTCCGGTCTTGGGTACGACTGCGACAAAACGGGCTGTGCAGCACGGCAAGGTCAGAGATTACGAGCAAACAGGCGACAGACGATTGCCAGTTTGCCGTGGGTatgacgccgacgggacGGCCGCGACAGCCGGGTAGAGAGCGTGAGCGGGCGAGGGATTGGCAGAGACTGGCACAAATCCAGGATCCTGTGTCCCTcggaaggggggagggagagagagagagaggcggcgagcctGGGGATGATCTCGCGAAGTCGTCCGGTGATCTAGCGTGGCACCATaggatgggggaggggaaccGTCGACGAGGTTTGAAAAGGAGGCTATCTGAAGAGGAGTCGAAGGCGCGCGTTGCACGACGATGCGTCGTGAGTTCGGATCAGGCCAAGGAAAGTCGGTGGCGGGCGCAGAaaaggagggagagggagcgaGGCTTGATGGATGGAGCGAGAGGTGAGAGGCGAGAGCGGGTTGATCTGAGGAGGGCGGGTTGGGGTTtgggtggcgggcggccagagcagcagcaggacggggaggaggaggaggagggttAGGCAAGGTTCCTCCGTCGAGCGAGCGGGTACCTGATACCAGAGACAGGCCACGGCCATGTAGAGTACCTCCTACCAGGTACCCATGGGGTCACCGGTCAAGGCTGGTCTAGTGGGAAATTCTAAcggcgggaaggggggggggacggcaTGACAGCGATTTGCAGCGCTGCGAGCGCCAAAGAAAAATGCTCGGACGTGCCGTGCCCTCCCCAAGCCCGGTATCTGGTACCTCGTGCTTTTTAGTGCCTCGACCCGGTGGTGGCTCGAAGAGCCGAAGCGTGCGGTGCGAATGCCGTGCCCGCGGGGGGTGGCCGTGGAAAGGACGGACGCATCGCCCTGCACCGCCCAAGGTGAGGCCATCCAGGTGAGTAATAAGTTgagtactaggtaggtacctacagtaccaCTACCTGACCTACAGTTCCCATTACTAGACGCTTGTTCAGACAGGGCGCACGagggtggcctcggcggagccagccagccagccaacctggaagaaaagaaaaagatGGGACGGCAGTGGGATCGAGACTGGGACTGGCACGCACGGGACACGGTGCGGGTGAGTGCgagcggaggaggcgaggacagacagacagacgctGGACAGATGCGATGCAGCGGCGCAAGAGGGCTGCCATCAGCAGGCGCACAACGCGCCACAATACGAAGATGACCCTGGGTATAGTAGCTCAGTAAGTAGGTTAGTACCCGCTACATGCTTCAACTTCCATGgatgcatggcatggcgtggcatggcatggcatggccagGACGGCACCCAAACGAAGCAATGCGGGAGATGGACGGCAACGCCAGGCATCTTACGAAGCGATTGCGGCACACGAGTACGCACGAGCACTGGGAAGGTACCTAGTAATGCCTGTGttttccatccatccatccaaaTTTTCCACGGGGCCCGGGCACGGGCGCCAGAGCGGCCAGCGAGCGTCGAAGTTGCCCGCTGAAGGATGGACGAACGGCCACCCCAAAGAAGGCCTGGGAAGGCCTCTGGAAGGCACTCGGACGGGGGAGCCACCTACTCTACTAATCGGTAGGTCCAAAGTGGACCACCAGGACAGGCTGGACAGCGCACCGCAacacagcgcagcgcagcaaaGCGCAGCATTGCACAGGACAGCAGCCTTCCCGCACAGCGTCTTCCCGCACGCGAGGGAGCACATGGGACGGGcaagcatccatccatgccggACATGTACGTTAGCACCATGTACAGGCATGTAGGTGGTacggccgacgcgcaggcaCACgtacctcgacctcgccccGTGTCcgactcgcccgcctgctcaCTCACCCACTCGACCACGCGCCCACGCGCTCAGCTGCTGGGGATCCGCCGCTAGCCACGAGCGACCCAAGCACggaagccccccccccctcttcccatGCGGCCGCATCCAGTTCGCGCTAGTCCTAACACCGACAGACTTCggggg belongs to Purpureocillium takamizusanense chromosome 1, complete sequence and includes:
- a CDS encoding uncharacterized protein (COG:S~EggNog:ENOG503P500~TransMembrane:1 (o493-510i)), which gives rise to MDALVGTLLREERAAAASRQKSCNACVRGKRRCDKRTPRCTRCANKGLECVYQRMPPPSSPHQHHHHHHLNQQQHHTSAATSSTTPNSTNGGIATTTATANNNNNNISISSSSSNSNHIANACSGSSASSTANCTPPGLGDVPDFDMGFDMDSLGTDTSSESMHNGAANCSHHHAAAAAGTDDSSNVGNLLGGVDFSIVDLMNASGGAGAADIWNLHPGYHDAGVGSGKLDIPPLPSMPPATTMTEVLEQQQQQQQQQQQEQQESQLHQQRQQQQPVRDLSVLKANEQACLDVDPLLVHDPRTRVGFIVSFLTNLHSTFAATRALPFIHPRLWSTQLPKTILAAYAAAAAYSGRSPANKAWAMRLLADAARDVHREGERAATPTDKLARVQALTVLNSMRVFDGDVGMRAAAEREMCVMLAWVKDLEFAKDELEAESRVNGHRVGSREANPKSWEVSQSAPCLRRLPSPVHGPERRGQNANVSLQSWIFLESARRSIMAAYAFMCVIYVLKSEERMQFPSFLPLLPQPPPPQQQQPLAIFSPTTWANLGLFSHAADCGMWSETQSFTASSHLWDAASSVEFYRAWREKPQWWIENLSFKDFWMYGRPGDIDEFTRLMLTTQVGTDAMDHFMEGETTIPV
- a CDS encoding uncharacterized protein (COG:K~EggNog:ENOG503NUK1) gives rise to the protein MTTAMETQTTQQQQRPVPTKAAGLTNILNQDDRPPNHNIPPPQLRDSGFYSTAEASSKHTSAASFSANGLSPTGSSYQSSGDKTPSPVAANMVPQALLSPSASNMSVASMVSPTSPSGNDHRRYDRPTSLESHGQNGATLGETLTPVASAARRESVDSRINQGFSDMRLGGSPYTSNNQSTSSIQNTLHSQRNPRPGLEALSVHRISNGYQPSAERNPEPKTVRTAPAITGPATGHIARAAEPTKGQAWAFPEEEIQRVGPPGRYDDSRRSSITESIASSQFTTESRLPPGQRRLDDAPDHARMSQASEYPSVHHHTMQHKQLSDLQAEEGGGPTGSQPYSRTPELRVSHKLAERKRRTEMKELFDQLRDLMPQERGSKASKWEILTKAIAEHQRQSEHLRLLQSHYNTALAEIEMLRRELHGMRMEGAHPPSHAQQGPPPPQQPPSSQGGSYAPDPYANANRTELPPLRSISNSIPNGPDSMTGVQYEAPRVNGYRSERY